One genomic segment of Pseudorasbora parva isolate DD20220531a chromosome 6, ASM2467924v1, whole genome shotgun sequence includes these proteins:
- the LOC137079521 gene encoding cadherin-like protein 26, which translates to MKTLPVSLLLVLFAWTVCVWADSGRQKRSWIIESFNIEEENPGPFPYILGKIEIERSYLVKLQLKGQGVDKEPMGLLKMDHKGYISVHRKVDYENTLGIKVLNLTFEAVKNSNNAVDTRLGVQIHILDINDNAPSFQKSVYEVTVDEAHAQGKEVLTILAHDEDDSSTDNGKFVFTIKSVIPNTDNVEFYIQQHQESGTVYFRGCLDYEKAQKYTILVEAKDKGEKIQLSSTSTLIINISDGNNNLPEISGRKGPGKVKERETGIEVLRLQVTDKDTRGSEAWRDKYTIHGDKKEQFKIETDPVTNEGILTVVKQMDYEEQTYQNLTISVQNEIPYFSCQVKKQVQNDMWELKKIPQSAGMSVAHLYNTTSVTIFVEDAKDPPVFIPPVKDVTVMENIAKGTSLTTFTAEDMDGSHINTFKFVKGEDIDGWITVDAKTGQVSTNKILDRESPFVINNTYRATLYGVDDGFPPLTGTGTLFIHLIDQNDNLPTLKVNAVNMCWDTEPTKANIRAEDLDLPPYSSPFYYELLGNVEDKWKVEPAYGTTVNLVKDQSVHSGHHLLQIKITDQQGLYAIYNLTVTVWDSSSISNCQVKMAQMVQMGLVAAWMVALAVLIFIEMCLMVLLIYFTTEKKNIEMDKCLGCLIKTNPENPETDCMVISSDNPQ; encoded by the exons ATGAAGACCCTTCCTGTCAGTTTGCTCCTGGTGCTG TTTGCCTggaccgtgtgtgtgtgggctgacAGTGGAAGACAGAAGCGCTCATGGATCATTGAATCTTTTAATATTGAGGAAGAAAACCCTGGTCCATTTCCATATATACTGGGCAAG aTTGAAATTGAAAGGTCTTATTTAGTAAAATTACAGCTAAAGGGTCAGGGTGTGGATAAAGAGCCTATGGGTCTTCTCAAGATGGATCATAAAGGTTATATTTCAGTACATAGAAAGGTGGATTATGAAAATACACTAGGTATTAAAGTTCTCAAT TTGACATTTGAAGCAGTAAAGAATTCAAATAATGCAGTGGATACACGGCTCGGGGTTCAGATCCATATATTGGACATAAATGATAATGCCCCAAGTTTTCAGAAGTCAGTCTATGAAGTGACTGTGGATGAGGCACATGCTCAAG GTAAAGAAGTACTGACAATACTGGCACATGATGAAGATGATTCAAGTACCGACAATGGAAAATTTGTCTTCACAATCAAGTCTGTAATACCAAACACAGATAATGTTGAATTTTATATTCAGCAGCACCAAGAATCTGGAACAGTTTATTTTAGGGGGTGTTTGGACTACGAG AAAGCTCAGAAATATACAATCCTGGTTGAAGCAAAGGACAAAGGAGAAAAGATACAGCTCTCAAGTACAAGTACACTGATAATCAATATTTCAGATGGTAACAACAATCTTCCAGAGATCTCTGGCAGAAAA GGACCTGGGAAGGTCAAGGAGAGAGAAACTGGAATTGAAGTTCTGCGACTGCAAGTAACAGACAAAGACACCCGTGGTTCAGAAGCATGGAGAGACAAATACACTATCCACGGAGATAAAAAGGAGCAGTTCAAAATTGAAACAGACCCTGTTACAAACGAGGGGATTTTAACAGTTGTTAAG CAAATGGATTACGAGGAGCAAACATACCAAAATCTAACCATCAGTGTCCAGAACGAAATTCCTTACTTTTCATGTCAGGTCAAAAAGCAAGTACAGAATGACATGTGGGAGCTCAAAAAAATACCCCAAAGCGCTGGCATGAGTGTTGCACACCTCTATAATACCACTTCAGTGACCATTTTTGTTGAAGATGCCAAGGACCCTCCGGTATTTATACCCCCTGTTAAAGACGTTACTGTAATGGAGAACATAGCGAAAGGAACAAGTCTTACAACCTTCACCGCTGAAGACATGGATGGAAGccatataaacacatttaa ATTTGTTAAAGGTGAAGATATTGATGGATGGATAACTGTAGATGCAAAGACTGGACAAGTCTCCACAAATAAAATTCTGGACAGAGAGTCGCCATTTGTGATTAACAACACCTATAGAGCAACCCTATATGGCGTGGATGATG GATTCCCACCGCTGACAGGCACTGGAACTCTATTTATTCACCTGATTGATCAAAATGATAACTTACCAACACTGAAAGTGAATGCAGTAAACATGTGCTGGGATACAGAGCCCACAAAGGCCAACATCAGAGCTGAAGACCTGGACCTTCCTCCATACAGTTCTCCTTTCTACTATGAGCTTTTGGGAAATGTTGAGGACAAATGGAAAGTTGAACCAGCCTATG GCACAACGGTTAATCTTGTTAAAGATCAGAGTGTGCATTCAGGTCATCACCTCCTCCAGATCAAAATAACAGACCAGCAGGGACTTTACGCAATCTATAACCTGACGGTCACAGTGTGGGACTCCTCTAGCATTTCCAACTGCCAAGTCAAGATGGCTCAGATGGTTCAGATGGGACTTGTTGCTGCCTGGATGGTTGCTCTTGCAGTTCTGATCTTTATAG